The genomic DNA ACTTGCGACACACCGCCGGGGTGTTGCCCAACTGCTTGGCCACATCCTTGACCATCGCCACCACATGGCGCTTGGCATCCGATTCCGGCTGCCACTCCAGCTCGCGCAATACGGCGAGGGCCATCGCGGTACCGGCCCACGTACGGTAATCCTTGGCAGTAAAGTCGGCGCCGGTAAGGCTGTGCAGGTAGGCGTTCACGTCCGAGGAGGTGACGGTGTGCCGCTCGCCGTCCTCGTCCAGGTACTGAAACAGGTCTTGCCCCGGCAATTCCAGGCAACGCTTGACCACGGTGGCCAGGCGTCGGTCCTTGACGCTGACCTGATGCTCCACGCCACTTTTACCTCGGAACTGGAATTTGATTTCACTGCCTTTGATATCGACATGCCGCGTGCGCAGGGTGGTCAGCCCGTAGGATTTGTTCTCACGGGCGTACTGGGAATTGCCCACGCGAATCAACGTGGCGTCCAGCAGCATCACCACGGTGGCCAGCACCTTTTCGCGGGTAAAACCGGGTTCGGCCATCTGCACCTCCAGTTTTTTGCGTAGCTTGGGCAACGCATTGCCGAACGCCTGCAAGCGCGCGTATTTATCCGTGTCACGCACTTCGCGCCAGCGCGGGTGGTAGCGGTATTGCTTGCGGCCCCGGGCGTCAAAGCCGGTGGCTTGCAGATGGCCGTGGGCATCCGCGCAAATCCATACGTCGGTGTAGGCGGGCGGGACCGCGAGCGCATTCAGCCGCGTGACTTCATCGGCATCGGTAATGCGCTTGCCCTGGGTGTCGAAGTATTGGAACTTGCCGCGCAACAGTTTGCGGCTGATGCCGGGCCGGGTGTCGTCTACATAGTGCAGGTCGCGGGGCAGCGCAGAGTCAGGCATGGGGCGAATTCCTTGGCAACAAATCAAGCCGGTATGTCTGATTGACCGCAGCGGTGTGCGGTCGTGCCAAAAGGTTTCTATGCCAGCACGGCCACCGCCTTGATCTGCGCCCACAGCGTCTGGCCGGGGTGCAGTTGCAACTGGTCGCGGGAGAAGCGGGTGATGCGTGCCAGCAATGGCGTGCCGCCAGCGTCCAGGCGCACCAGCACATGAGCGTTGTTTTCCGCCGACATTTCTTCAGTGACCATCACCGGCAACCGATTGAGGATGCTGCTGTGTTCTTCGGCTTGCAGGCTGAGGCTCACATCCCTCGCCTGAATTTTCACACGCAATTGTTTGCCGAGCGCCAGCGGAGCATGGGCCACACGAATCTGCAACGGGCAGCCCGGCAGTTGAAGGGTGAGCAATTGATAGTGCTCGTCATAAGCGCTGACGCTGCCATTGATCACCACACCGGCGTCGTCACCCCGCGCCATGGGCAGGTCGAGCCGCGCCAGGGTTTCGCCGACAGGGCCGCTGGCCAGTGCCTTGCCATCGCTGAGCAACACGATGTGATCGGCCAGCCGCGCCACTTCATCCTGGGCGTGGCTGACGTACAGCACCGGGATATCCAGTTCATCGTGCAGGCGTTCAAGGTACGGCAGGATTTCGCTTTTGCGCTGGCTGTCCAGTGCCGCCAGCGGCTCGTCCATCAGCAACAGTTTCGGGCTGGTGAGCAGTGCGCGGGCGATGCCGATACGCTGGCGCTCGCCACCGGACAAATGCTGCGGGTGGCGCTCCAGCAGATGGCCGATACCCAGCAACTCGGTGGCCTGGGCCATGTCCACGCGCCGTTGTTGCCGTGGAATGCGCTTGAGGCCGAACTCCAAATTGGCACGCACCGACAGATGGGGAAACAGGCTCGCTTCCTGGAATACGTAACCCAGCGCGCGTTTGTGCGGTGGCATAAACAGCTCGTTGCGGCTGTCTTGCCAGACCTCGTCGTTGATCCGGATAAACCCGTCCGGGGCGTGTTCCAACCCGGCGATGCAACGCAGGCAGGTGGTTTTGCCCGAGCCGGAGTGCCCGTACAACGCCGTCACGCCACGGCCGGGGAGCTGCAGGTCGACATCCAGCGCAAAGCCGGAATAGTTAAGGTGCAGGCGTACATCAATCATCGCAGTCAGCTCCAGCCCATCTTGGTTTTACGGCTGGAGTAGAGCGCCAGCAATACGAGGAATGCGAACACCACCATGGAGCCAGCCAGCCAGTGGGCTTGCGCGTATTCCATGGCTTCAACGTGGTCGTAGATTTGCACCGAAACCACACGGGTTTTGTCCGGAATGTTACCGCCGATCATCAGCACCACCCCAAACTCACCGACGGCATGGGCGAAGCCGAGGATCGACGCGGTGATAAAGCCCGGGCGCGCCAGCGGCAGGACCACGCTGAAGAAGGTGTCCCATGGATTGGCGCGCAAGGTCGCGGCCACTTCCAGCGGGCGGGTGCCGATGGCGGAGAAGGCGTTTTGCAACGGCTGTACCACAAACGGCATGGAATAGATCACCGAGCCGATCACCAGCCCGGCGAAGCTGAAGGTCAGGGTGCCCAGG from Pseudomonas tolaasii NCPPB 2192 includes the following:
- a CDS encoding DNA topoisomerase IB, with product MPDSALPRDLHYVDDTRPGISRKLLRGKFQYFDTQGKRITDADEVTRLNALAVPPAYTDVWICADAHGHLQATGFDARGRKQYRYHPRWREVRDTDKYARLQAFGNALPKLRKKLEVQMAEPGFTREKVLATVVMLLDATLIRVGNSQYARENKSYGLTTLRTRHVDIKGSEIKFQFRGKSGVEHQVSVKDRRLATVVKRCLELPGQDLFQYLDEDGERHTVTSSDVNAYLHSLTGADFTAKDYRTWAGTAMALAVLRELEWQPESDAKRHVVAMVKDVAKQLGNTPAVCRKCYIHPAVLEHFSLGELSKLPKPRVRKGLKAEEVALAMFLEQLAADLPKSAKAS
- the modC gene encoding molybdenum ABC transporter ATP-binding protein — encoded protein: MIDVRLHLNYSGFALDVDLQLPGRGVTALYGHSGSGKTTCLRCIAGLEHAPDGFIRINDEVWQDSRNELFMPPHKRALGYVFQEASLFPHLSVRANLEFGLKRIPRQQRRVDMAQATELLGIGHLLERHPQHLSGGERQRIGIARALLTSPKLLLMDEPLAALDSQRKSEILPYLERLHDELDIPVLYVSHAQDEVARLADHIVLLSDGKALASGPVGETLARLDLPMARGDDAGVVINGSVSAYDEHYQLLTLQLPGCPLQIRVAHAPLALGKQLRVKIQARDVSLSLQAEEHSSILNRLPVMVTEEMSAENNAHVLVRLDAGGTPLLARITRFSRDQLQLHPGQTLWAQIKAVAVLA
- the modB gene encoding molybdate ABC transporter permease subunit; amino-acid sequence: MPLSSADFSAIWLTIKLASLTTVILLVIGTPIALWLSRTRSWWRGPIGAIVALPLVLPPTVIGFYLLLTMGPNGYFGQFTQWLGLGTLTFSFAGLVIGSVIYSMPFVVQPLQNAFSAIGTRPLEVAATLRANPWDTFFSVVLPLARPGFITASILGFAHAVGEFGVVLMIGGNIPDKTRVVSVQIYDHVEAMEYAQAHWLAGSMVVFAFLVLLALYSSRKTKMGWS